From Deferrisoma camini S3R1, the proteins below share one genomic window:
- a CDS encoding chemotaxis protein CheD → MAETLVVGISDAKVSADADDTVITYALGSCVGLTLYDPARRVGGLVHVMLPDSRYRSSSREFNPFMYADSGFYELLRALEDAGARKADLVAKLAGGANMLGQTAIFDIGSRNAEALVGLCRLERIPIVATSLGGTVGRSMELRLTDGQVRVRLLGVGEEVL, encoded by the coding sequence ATGGCCGAGACGCTCGTGGTAGGGATTTCGGACGCAAAGGTCAGCGCGGACGCCGATGACACCGTGATCACGTACGCCCTCGGGTCCTGCGTGGGCCTGACGTTGTACGACCCCGCCCGCCGGGTGGGAGGCCTGGTGCACGTGATGCTCCCAGACTCCCGGTACCGCTCCTCCAGCCGGGAGTTCAACCCGTTCATGTATGCGGACAGCGGCTTCTACGAGCTGCTTCGGGCCCTGGAGGACGCCGGTGCCCGCAAGGCCGACCTGGTGGCCAAGCTGGCCGGCGGCGCCAACATGCTCGGGCAGACCGCCATCTTCGACATCGGCAGCCGCAACGCCGAGGCGCTGGTGGGGCTGTGCCGCCTGGAACGGATTCCCATCGTCGCAACGAGCCTCGGCGGCACCGTGGGACGATCGATGGAGCTGCGCCTCACCGACGGGCAGGTCCGGGTCCGGCTTCTGGGGGTGGGGGAGGAGGTCCTTTGA
- a CDS encoding cytidylate kinase-like family protein → MPVITISNQFGAGGPEIGRELAKRLGIDYLDKEILHRVALEVNVPDEEVEEFEEEHHSKFRSFFSTIFDLDALKKKAKAPPEEFAQGYDDRDKIPFHYRVDGWIDSDIYKQMIVKVITALGRRRGVVIVGRGGQVVLQDNPRTVHVRIVADEEDRVAWTAQRRNLSSEEARDFVHLVDARSHDYLRFYFDVDPDQPTLYHAVLNTSRIPRERCVEIIEGLARDLAAQEEPTGEG, encoded by the coding sequence ATGCCTGTCATCACGATTTCGAATCAGTTCGGGGCCGGCGGGCCGGAGATCGGGCGAGAACTCGCCAAACGGTTGGGGATCGACTACCTGGACAAGGAGATCCTCCACCGGGTGGCGCTCGAGGTGAACGTGCCGGACGAGGAGGTGGAGGAGTTCGAGGAGGAGCACCACAGCAAGTTTCGCAGTTTCTTCTCCACGATCTTCGATCTGGACGCCCTGAAGAAGAAGGCCAAGGCCCCGCCGGAGGAGTTCGCCCAAGGATACGACGATCGGGACAAGATTCCGTTCCATTACCGGGTGGACGGCTGGATCGACAGCGACATCTACAAGCAGATGATCGTCAAGGTCATCACGGCCTTGGGGCGGCGCCGGGGTGTGGTGATCGTGGGCCGCGGCGGGCAGGTGGTGCTCCAGGACAACCCCCGCACCGTGCACGTGCGCATCGTGGCGGACGAGGAAGACCGGGTCGCCTGGACGGCCCAACGGCGGAACCTGTCGTCGGAGGAGGCCCGGGACTTCGTGCACCTGGTGGATGCGCGCAGCCACGACTACCTGCGGTTCTACTTCGATGTGGACCCGGACCAACCCACCCTGTACCACGCGGTTCTGAACACGAGCCGCATCCCCCGGGAGCGGTGCGTGGAGATCATCGAAGGGCTGGCCAGGGATCTGGCAGCCCAGGAGGAGCCCACCGGCGAGGGCTAG
- the lexA gene encoding transcriptional repressor LexA yields the protein MATPRLTPKQKQVLDFIRQYWDRHGVAPTQQEIAHRFGFRSLGTVQNYLKRLEAEGVLERRWNGKRSLRVVETQPGRSAAELPLLGTVAAGRPIEAVEVPDTFEVPAPMAAGGERFVLRVRGDSMVEDGILDGDYLVVERRPTARPGETVVALVDGEATVKRFHPVPGGVELRPANAAMEPIRVEPDQELRIVGRVVGVIRFCR from the coding sequence ATGGCGACCCCGAGACTCACCCCGAAACAGAAGCAGGTTCTCGACTTCATCCGGCAGTACTGGGACCGACACGGCGTGGCCCCCACCCAGCAGGAGATCGCCCACCGGTTCGGGTTCCGCTCGTTGGGTACGGTGCAGAACTACCTGAAGCGGCTCGAGGCGGAAGGGGTGCTCGAGCGTCGTTGGAACGGGAAGCGCTCCCTGCGGGTGGTGGAGACCCAGCCCGGCCGGTCGGCCGCTGAGCTGCCGCTGCTGGGCACCGTGGCGGCCGGCCGCCCCATCGAGGCGGTGGAGGTGCCCGACACGTTCGAGGTGCCCGCGCCCATGGCGGCCGGGGGCGAGCGGTTCGTGCTGCGGGTGCGGGGGGATTCGATGGTGGAGGACGGCATCCTGGACGGGGACTACCTCGTGGTGGAACGCCGGCCCACGGCCCGGCCGGGGGAGACGGTGGTGGCCCTGGTGGACGGGGAGGCCACGGTGAAGCGCTTCCACCCGGTGCCGGGGGGGGTGGAGCTCAGGCCGGCCAACGCCGCCATGGAGCCGATCCGGGTGGAGCCGGACCAGGAACTGCGGATCGTGGGCCGGGTGGTGGGGGTGATCCGGTTTTGCCGGTGA
- a CDS encoding ATP-binding protein produces MPRRGRWIRRLWIPYAALLAGVAAAAVLWVDHLREERLLQEKGNRGAAVAARLLQRPLWNLEMEDLAAGLDALLLDPDVVGVEVRDAGGVVAARWEGPAGATFPTESDGFVTFERPIVHRGRPIGTLRLVLSPRRPRRRLLAGAVLALLAVGLGTAGLLAYIQVLVAQWVRNRRFSRRLARHEIHNDLILGSLGVSTYLATPEGRLLFRRGPLVAPGNDGGRWGDWILPEDRPAALRWFRERVTASEPGSREYRITGPSGQVLWVRDWVRPQGRRVFGLVADVTEARRAAEQRRSLERQMADAQRMESMGRLASGLAHDFRNLLHVVRGHLDLLEQGLPPERCLPAARDGLDQASRLLQSLLALARTDIPRSAVSVADVLEQAATLARPALGSGVRLQLAIRARPTVDAAPGELQQALLNLIMNAKDALGQRGTIWLGVDTAEDDHGRRWAVVAVADDGPGIPPDVLPHIFQPFFTTKPPGIGTGLGLAMVERIVHLHGGEIEVDSRPGRGTEFRIRLPLASGTPPAGVPASGSRRGEEGRLSPPRQP; encoded by the coding sequence GTGCCGCGGCGGGGGCGCTGGATCCGACGACTGTGGATCCCCTACGCCGCCCTCCTGGCGGGGGTTGCCGCCGCTGCGGTCCTCTGGGTCGACCACCTCCGGGAAGAACGGCTGCTCCAGGAGAAGGGCAACCGGGGTGCGGCCGTGGCGGCCAGGTTGCTCCAGCGTCCCCTATGGAACCTGGAGATGGAAGACCTGGCCGCCGGCCTGGACGCACTGCTCCTGGATCCGGACGTGGTGGGGGTCGAGGTGCGGGACGCCGGGGGGGTGGTGGCGGCCCGATGGGAAGGCCCTGCCGGCGCGACCTTCCCCACCGAGTCCGATGGGTTCGTCACCTTCGAACGGCCGATCGTCCATCGCGGAAGACCCATCGGCACCCTGCGGCTGGTGCTCTCCCCCCGCCGCCCCAGACGGCGGCTGTTGGCGGGGGCCGTGCTGGCCCTTCTCGCGGTGGGTCTGGGAACCGCCGGCCTCCTGGCCTACATCCAGGTCCTGGTGGCCCAGTGGGTGCGCAACCGCCGGTTCTCGAGACGTCTGGCCCGCCACGAGATCCACAACGACCTGATCCTCGGGTCCCTCGGGGTGTCCACCTATCTCGCGACCCCCGAGGGCCGGCTCCTGTTCCGGCGTGGCCCCTTGGTGGCTCCAGGGAACGACGGCGGCCGGTGGGGCGACTGGATCCTGCCCGAGGATCGGCCCGCCGCCTTGCGGTGGTTCCGCGAACGGGTGACGGCGAGCGAGCCCGGCTCCCGCGAGTACCGCATCACCGGCCCCTCGGGCCAGGTGCTGTGGGTGCGCGACTGGGTCCGGCCCCAGGGCCGCCGGGTGTTCGGGTTGGTGGCCGACGTGACCGAGGCCCGTCGGGCGGCGGAGCAACGGCGGTCCCTCGAGCGTCAGATGGCAGACGCCCAGCGCATGGAGAGCATGGGGCGGCTGGCCAGCGGGCTGGCCCACGACTTCCGCAACCTTCTCCATGTGGTCCGGGGCCACCTGGACCTGTTGGAGCAGGGCCTCCCGCCGGAGCGGTGCCTCCCCGCCGCCCGCGACGGCCTGGACCAGGCCTCCCGGCTCCTCCAGAGCCTGCTAGCCCTCGCCCGGACCGACATCCCCCGTTCGGCCGTGTCGGTGGCCGATGTTCTGGAGCAGGCGGCGACCCTGGCCCGGCCCGCACTGGGGTCCGGGGTCCGGCTCCAACTGGCGATACGGGCCCGCCCGACGGTCGACGCCGCCCCGGGCGAGCTTCAGCAGGCCCTGCTGAACCTCATCATGAACGCCAAGGACGCCCTGGGCCAACGGGGCACCATCTGGCTGGGGGTCGACACGGCGGAAGACGACCACGGCCGGCGATGGGCCGTGGTGGCGGTGGCGGACGACGGGCCCGGCATCCCCCCGGACGTTCTTCCCCACATCTTCCAGCCGTTCTTCACCACGAAACCACCGGGGATCGGCACCGGCCTGGGGTTGGCCATGGTGGAGCGCATCGTCCACCTCCACGGGGGCGAGATCGAGGTGGACTCCCGGCCCGGCCGCGGCACCGAGTTTCGGATCCGCCTTCCCTTGGCCTCCGGCACTCCCCCGGCCGGGGTGCCGGCCTCGGGCTCGCGCCGCGGGGAGGAAGGTCGCCTATCCCCCCCCCGCCAGCCGTAG
- a CDS encoding substrate-binding periplasmic protein, translating to MGTRILLTVLGCLCAASAAAQPRRVLRVGVFDHRPYMVVEGQRVSGLDVDLARLVLEEAGYEVEFCIRPPARVFHEIRTGELDVLTGPARTPQRAEILWFTSPIHAKVAQVFGPPDLRLDRPEDLENLGRPVGFIRGFTFGDRLDGIRDRLRQRGLAEEEASTRTNIHKLLAARIAAFVDMRDPTLREIEALGLQGRVVPVGEAVFMGWARLALSRKTCSRQDLDRVEAALQALRARGSIPPLPSFPDPTAEKPER from the coding sequence ATGGGAACACGCATCCTGCTCACGGTTCTGGGATGCCTGTGTGCCGCTTCCGCCGCGGCCCAACCCCGGCGGGTGCTCCGGGTGGGGGTGTTCGACCACCGGCCGTACATGGTGGTGGAGGGCCAGCGGGTCTCCGGGCTGGACGTGGACCTGGCCCGACTGGTGCTGGAGGAGGCGGGGTACGAGGTGGAGTTCTGTATCCGGCCCCCGGCTCGGGTGTTCCACGAGATCCGTACGGGCGAGCTCGACGTGCTCACCGGCCCCGCTCGCACCCCCCAGAGGGCCGAGATCCTGTGGTTCACCTCCCCGATCCATGCCAAGGTGGCCCAGGTGTTCGGCCCCCCGGACCTGCGGCTCGACCGCCCCGAGGACCTCGAGAACCTCGGACGGCCGGTGGGATTCATCCGGGGGTTCACCTTCGGCGATCGCCTCGACGGCATTCGGGATCGCCTACGGCAAAGGGGGTTGGCCGAGGAGGAGGCTTCGACCCGCACCAACATCCACAAGCTGTTGGCGGCCCGGATCGCCGCCTTCGTGGACATGAGGGACCCCACCCTCCGGGAGATCGAAGCCCTCGGCCTGCAGGGCCGGGTGGTCCCGGTGGGTGAGGCGGTCTTCATGGGGTGGGCCCGTCTGGCCCTTTCCCGGAAGACCTGCTCCCGCCAGGACCTGGACCGGGTGGAGGCCGCCCTGCAAGCCCTGCGGGCCCGGGGAAGCATCCCGCCGTTGCCGTCGTTCCCCGACCCCACGGCCGAGAAACCGGAGCGCTGA
- a CDS encoding deoxyguanosinetriphosphate triphosphohydrolase, with the protein MAGTGRGERPDLAPYAARSAQSRGRAHEEPFKDDRPAFERDRDRIIHCEAFRKLEYKTQVFLNHEGDYYRTRLTHSLEVAQISRGLARRLGLNEELAEALALAHDLGHTPFGHTGEEVLHRLASDEGGFEHNLQGLRVVTRLEERYPGFPGLNLTWEVREGIVKHASSWDRPLTEGLDEYELPLQPTLEAQLIDLADEIAYNNHDIDDGLEAGYITLDELDGVEVWRETRARVRRKFPGISGRREIYQTISHLIGRMMSDVVEATTRELTEAGVETLDDVRRAGRRLVVRSPEMERRNRELKEFLYQRLYRHPKVEAMRVKAERFLTELFHAYVDNRGLLSRVDQERAEREGLKRVVCDRIAGMTDRSCLEEYRRLFDPFQKV; encoded by the coding sequence ATGGCCGGCACCGGCCGCGGAGAGAGACCCGACCTGGCACCCTATGCCGCCCGAAGTGCCCAGAGCCGGGGGCGGGCCCACGAAGAGCCGTTCAAGGACGACCGACCGGCGTTCGAGCGGGACCGGGACCGGATCATCCACTGCGAGGCGTTCCGCAAGCTCGAGTACAAGACCCAGGTGTTCCTGAACCACGAGGGCGACTACTACCGGACCCGGCTGACCCACAGCCTGGAGGTGGCCCAGATCTCCCGGGGGTTGGCGCGGCGCCTGGGCCTGAACGAGGAGCTGGCCGAGGCCCTGGCTCTGGCCCACGACCTGGGCCACACCCCCTTCGGCCACACCGGCGAGGAGGTGCTCCATCGGTTGGCCTCCGACGAAGGGGGGTTCGAGCACAACCTTCAGGGCCTGCGGGTGGTCACCCGGCTCGAGGAGCGGTATCCGGGCTTCCCGGGGTTGAATCTGACCTGGGAGGTGCGCGAGGGAATCGTGAAGCACGCCTCGAGCTGGGACCGGCCCCTGACGGAGGGGCTCGATGAGTACGAGCTCCCCCTGCAGCCCACGCTGGAGGCCCAGCTGATCGATCTGGCCGACGAGATCGCTTACAACAATCATGACATCGACGACGGGCTGGAGGCCGGGTACATCACTTTGGACGAGCTGGACGGGGTCGAGGTCTGGCGCGAGACCCGGGCGCGGGTGCGTCGGAAGTTCCCCGGGATCTCCGGGCGTCGGGAGATCTACCAGACCATCAGCCACCTGATCGGCCGCATGATGTCGGACGTGGTGGAGGCCACGACCCGAGAGCTGACCGAGGCAGGGGTCGAGACCCTCGACGACGTGCGTCGGGCCGGCCGGAGGCTCGTGGTTCGCTCGCCCGAGATGGAGCGCCGGAACCGGGAGCTCAAGGAGTTCTTGTACCAGAGGCTGTACCGCCACCCCAAGGTGGAGGCGATGAGGGTGAAGGCCGAGCGGTTCCTCACGGAACTGTTCCACGCCTACGTGGACAACCGGGGGCTCTTGTCCCGGGTCGACCAGGAGCGGGCCGAGCGCGAGGGGTTGAAGCGGGTGGTGTGCGACCGGATCGCGGGCATGACCGACCGCAGCTGCCTGGAGGAGTACCGCCGCCTGTTCGACCCGTTCCAGAAGGTGTGA
- a CDS encoding lysophospholipid acyltransferase family protein — MGAAEPLEHALVRLGAALAGRIAWETRLAWGRRLGRLWWGVDRRHRRIAQGNLTQAFPDRPQEWVREIAVANFEHLGITAVEFGGMFAESPESLLARYRFEGRERLDRVLEEGRGALLLTAHLGNWELAGLAMAALGYPVHAVGRRLRNPRIDAWVRSMRERFGGRVIPHRQAVRPVLRALRSGGLVAFLLDQRALSREGVPSVFFGRPVSTNRGLATLALRTGAPVLPAFDRREGAGHVAWCEPPLEPPPDGPAEQRIRELTRRFDRVIEEAVRRVPEQWFWVHRRWRLPKGMTR, encoded by the coding sequence GTGGGCGCGGCCGAGCCCCTGGAGCATGCCCTGGTGCGTCTGGGCGCCGCCCTGGCGGGACGGATCGCCTGGGAGACCCGGCTGGCATGGGGGCGCCGGCTGGGACGCCTGTGGTGGGGGGTGGACCGCCGGCATCGCCGGATCGCCCAGGGGAACCTGACCCAGGCGTTTCCGGACCGACCGCAGGAGTGGGTGCGCGAGATCGCCGTGGCGAACTTCGAGCACCTGGGGATCACGGCGGTGGAGTTCGGTGGGATGTTCGCCGAGAGCCCCGAGAGCCTGCTGGCGCGGTACCGGTTCGAAGGCCGCGAACGGCTGGACCGTGTTTTGGAGGAGGGACGGGGGGCGCTGCTGCTCACCGCCCACCTGGGAAACTGGGAGCTGGCCGGGCTCGCCATGGCCGCGCTGGGGTACCCCGTTCACGCGGTGGGGCGCCGGCTCCGGAACCCCAGGATCGACGCGTGGGTTCGCTCGATGAGGGAGCGCTTCGGCGGGCGGGTGATCCCCCACCGCCAGGCGGTGCGGCCGGTGCTGCGGGCGCTGCGCTCGGGCGGGCTGGTGGCGTTCCTGCTGGACCAGAGGGCCCTGTCCCGCGAGGGGGTGCCCAGCGTGTTCTTCGGGCGGCCGGTCTCCACGAACCGGGGGCTGGCGACCCTGGCCCTGCGCACCGGGGCTCCCGTGCTGCCCGCGTTCGACCGGAGGGAGGGGGCCGGCCATGTGGCGTGGTGCGAGCCTCCGCTGGAGCCTCCGCCGGACGGGCCGGCCGAGCAGCGGATCCGGGAGCTCACCCGCCGGTTCGACCGGGTGATCGAGGAGGCGGTCCGCCGCGTTCCGGAGCAGTGGTTCTGGGTGCACCGGAGGTGGCGGCTGCCGAAGGGAATGACGCGGTGA
- a CDS encoding D-glycero-alpha-D-manno-heptose-1,7-bisphosphate 7-phosphatase — protein MRPAVFLDRDGTLIRETDYLSDLADLEVLPGVDRALVRLRRAGFALVGVTNQSGVARGYFDLGFVERVHREIDRRLGAAGGLDAWYVCPHHPEFTGPCGCRKPAPGLVLRAVRDLGIDLARSWMVGDKASDVELGRRAGCRSALVRTGYGRETEASLVGTGSRPEVVADDLSAAVEAILNRTEDAR, from the coding sequence GTGAGGCCGGCCGTGTTCCTGGATCGGGACGGGACCCTGATCCGGGAGACCGACTACCTTTCGGACCTGGCCGATCTGGAGGTGCTGCCCGGGGTGGACCGGGCCTTGGTCCGGCTGCGCCGGGCCGGGTTCGCCCTGGTGGGGGTCACGAACCAGTCCGGGGTGGCCCGGGGGTACTTCGATCTGGGGTTCGTGGAGCGCGTCCACCGGGAGATCGACCGCCGGCTCGGGGCCGCCGGGGGCCTGGACGCCTGGTACGTGTGCCCCCACCACCCGGAGTTCACGGGGCCGTGCGGCTGCCGGAAGCCGGCTCCCGGCCTGGTGCTTCGAGCCGTCCGGGACCTGGGGATCGACCTGGCCCGGTCGTGGATGGTGGGTGATAAGGCCTCGGACGTGGAGCTGGGACGTCGTGCGGGGTGCCGGTCGGCCTTGGTGCGCACGGGGTACGGCCGGGAGACCGAGGCTTCCCTCGTGGGAACGGGGTCGCGGCCCGAGGTGGTCGCGGACGATCTCTCCGCCGCGGTGGAGGCGATCCTGAACCGAACCGAGGATGCGAGATGA